From a single Nicotiana tomentosiformis chromosome 2, ASM39032v3, whole genome shotgun sequence genomic region:
- the LOC104105168 gene encoding indole-3-acetic acid-amido synthetase GH3.6-like, with the protein MVGSIAEETKSPKKSTWGMAEEIKKNLEFIEEVTSNVDEVQCRVLAEILSQNAHVEYLQRHNLNGSTDRETFKKVLPVITYEDIQPDIKRIAYGDKSPILCSKTISELFTSSGTSGGESKLIPTVEGEFERRSVQIQNLLMSVMSQVDPDFGKGKGMYFMFIKSEEKTPGGLPAVFGSTSIYTSPHFNYSRLHHPHFNYTSPTATILCSDSYQSMYSQMLCGLCQNQEVLRVGSLFPSGFISAIRFLEKHWSLLCNDIRTGTLNTQITNPSVREAVMEILKPDPKLANFIEAECSKDSWQGIITRLWPNTKYVETIVTGFMSQYIPTLDYYSNSLPLVSTMYASSECHLGINLNPFCQPTEVSYTLIPTMCYFEFLPYHGNSGVIDSIVLPKSLNEKEQQQLVDLADVKIGQEYELVVTTYSGLYRYRVGDVLRVAGYKNNAPQFNFLCRENVILSIGADYTNEVELQNAVRNAVGNLMPFDAHLTEYTSYVDFTTIPSHYVLFWELSLNGSISIPPSVFEVCCLTIEESLNYFYREGRSSEKSIGPLEIRVVETGTFDKFMDYRISLGASMNQYKTPLCVKYAPFIEILNSRVVSSYFSPMCPKWVPGYKKWNNSS; encoded by the exons ATGGTTGGAAGCATAGCTGAGGAAACAAAGAGCCCCAAGAAGTCCACATGGGGTATGGCAGAAGAAATCAAGAAGAATCTTGAGTTCATTGAAGAGGTGACTAGCAATGTTGATGAGGTCCAGTGCAGAGTTCTTGCTGAAATCCTCTCCCAGAATGCACATGTTGAGTACTTGCAACGCCATAATCTCAATGGCAGCACTGATAGAGAGACATTCAAGAAAGTTTTACCTGTCATCACTTACGAAGATATTCAGCCCGATATCAAACGTATAGCCTATGGAGATAAATCTCCTATTCTCTGCTCCAAAACCATCTCTGAACTATTTACAAG TTCTGGTACGTCTGGAGGGGAAAGCAAATTGATACCAACAGTAGAGGGAGAGTTTGAGAGGAGATCAGTACAAATTCAAAACCTTTTGATGTCTGTGATGAGCCAAGTGGATCCAGATTTCGGAAAGGGCAAAGGGATGTATTTCATGTTCATAAAGTCTGAAGAGAAGACCCCAGGAGGATTACCAGCTGTCTTTGGTTCAACAAGTATTTACACGAGTCCTCATTTCAACTACAGCCGTCTTCATCACCCCCACTTTAACTACACTAGTCCGACTGCAACCATTCTTTGCTCAGACTCTTACCAAAGCATGTATTCCCAAATGCTTTGTGGCCTCTGCCAAAACCAAGAAGTCCTCCGTGTTGGCTCGCTTTTTCCAAGCGGCTTCATTAGTGCCATCCGATTCTTGGAGAAGCACTGGTCTCTACTTTGTAACGATATCCGAACTGGAACTCTTAACACCCAAATAACTAATCCTTCAGTGAGAGAGGCAGTGATGGAAATCCTCAAACCTGACCCAAAGTTAGCTAATTTCATTGAGGCAGAATGCAGCAAAGATTCATGGCAAGGGATCATCACTAGGTTGTGGCCTAATACCAAGTATGTGGAAACTATTGTGACTGGCTTCATGTCACAATATATACCGACCCTTGATTATTATAGCAATAGCCTCCCTCTTGTTAGTACCATGTATGCTTCCTCAGAATGCCACTTAGGAATCAATTTGAACCCTTTTTGTCAGCCCACTGAAGTATCTTACACACTTATTCCCACCATGTGCTATTTTGAGTTCTTACCATATCATGGAAACAGTGGAGTCATTGATTCTATAGTCTTGCCCAAGTCGCTTAATGAGAAAGAACAACAACAGTTGGTTGATTTGGCTGATGTCAAGATTGGTCAGGAGTACGAGCTTGTCGTTACCACATATTCTG GACTCTATAGGTATAGAGTCGGTGATGTGCTTCGGGTTGCTGGATACAAGAACAACGCCCCTCAATTCAACTTCCTATGCCGGGAAAATGTAATCTTGAGCATTGGTGCTGACTACACTAATGAAGTTGAGCTACAAAATGCAGTAAGAAACGCAGTGGGGAATCTGATGCCATTTGATGCACATTTAACGGAGTACACCAGCTACGTCGATTTCACCACCATTCCAAGCCATTATGTCCTATTTTGGGAGCTGAGTTTGAATGGCTCTATCTCAATTCCTCCTTCAGTCTTTGAAGTGTGTTGCCTCACAATTGAAGAATCTCTAAACTACTTCTACCGCGAGGGCCGTTCGTCTGAGAAATCCATTGGGCCTCTAGAAATCAGGGTGGTGGAAACTGGAACTTTTGACAAGTTCATGGACTATCGCATTAGCTTAGGTGCTTCCATGAACCAATACAAGACGCCCCTATGTGTGAAATATGCACCCTTTATTGAGATATTGAACTCTAGGGTCGTGTCCAGCTACTTCAGTCCCATGTGTCCAAAATGGGTTCCTGGCTACAAGAAATGGAACAACAGCAGTTAA
- the LOC138904242 gene encoding uncharacterized protein — MPDVDALTRDIDKIRSAMWDEFRPTVLSKGMFFPDKARLIRAVKIYSVKECREMMVWESSSDVYKVVCRRWFTGCTWMMCARKKKINMWVVGKYIGTHNCEMDTFSENHFNLDVDLISLVLIPHIEVSIRYVFWAFKPSIDGFVHCRPIISIDDTHVYGKYDIKLLIAVAIDANRQIFPLDFAICANESQETWTLFLNHLKEHVVKQSQEPYAYHRDCVRHLKANFQKTCPNKDLHDLMWMAATGHQECKFRRRMESIRQEDERAYDWLMRYELDKWTLHADGGRRWGTLTTNVPESFNSLLKSAREFPVTAMVQMSFKQMAERFVERNRGASELMERGIEFMPIPMKIFEKYRRRTHWHSFLQYCNERNIFEVRTVIHQNQGNTTHTINLCSCGKWSIYHVSCSHAMKFFQHTGFAATQYVDKKYSAAAYLNTYSGQLQQVGTEHYWQPEPFKMVCNKEYLRKLQVQKRTRIRNQMDVGDTIYAHKCGICSQTGHDCRKCPSAGLGVGGNPAPGGSSSNVPNNQGYT; from the exons atgccggatgtggatgccctcacaagggatattgacAAAATTCGgtcagcaatgtgggatgaatttagaccaacggtgctgtcaaagggcatgTTTTTTCCTGATAAGGCGCGCCTAATCAGGGCAGTGAAAATATACAGCGTAAAAGAGTGCCGTGAGATGATGGTATGGGAGTCATCttcggatgtatacaaggttgtttgtcgtagatggtttacgggttgtacTTGGATGATGTgtgcgaggaagaagaaaataaatatgtgggttgtgggtaaatacattggcacccacaattgtgaaatggacacattcagcgAGAATCACTTTAACttggatgttgacttgatttctcttgtcttgattccacacattgaagtctccataag ATACGTGTTCTGGGCCTTCAAACCAtcaattgatggttttgtgcattgccggccgataatatccatagacgacactcatgtctatggaaagtatgatattaagttgttgatcgctgTTGCAATAGATGCTAATAGACAAATATTTCCCCTAgattttgctatttgtgccaatgaaagccaagagacgtggacgttatttttgaaccacttgaaggagcacgttgtcaaacaaagtcag gaaccgtatgcaTACCACCGTgactgtgtgaggcacctgaaggccaatttccagaagacatgtcccaacaaggacttgcatgatttaatgtggatggctgcaactgGTCACcaggagtgtaaattcaggaggcgcatggaatctatcaggcaggaagacgaaAGAGCCTATGATTGGTTGATGCgatatgagcttgacaagtggacattgcatgcggatggtggcagaCGATGGGGAACCCTGACTACAAATGTGCCAGAGTCTTTCAACAgtttattgaagtctgcacgtgaatttcctgtcactgccatggtgcagaTGTCATTCAAacagatggcggagaggtttgttgaaaggaaTAGAGGTGCATCAGAATTGATGGAGAGAGGtattgaatttatgccaataccaatgaaaatatttgagaaatataggaggcgaacacattggcattcatttttacagtattgcaacgagcgaaatatttttgaagttcgcactgtTATCCATCAAAACCAAGGGAATACTACACACACCATAAATTTATGTtcttgtgggaaatggtccatctaccacgtgtcgtgctcacatgccatgaagttctttcaacatacaggtttcgcgGCAACCCAGTACGTTGATAAGAAATATAGTGctgctgcatacttaaacacttatagtgggcagttgcagcAAGTAGGTACTGAGCATTATTGGcagccggaaccatttaaaatggtatGTAATAAGGAGTATTTGCGTAAGCtacaagtgcaaaaaagaacgcgtatacggaaccaaatggatgttggtgataccatTTATGCGCATAAATGtggcatatgctcgcaaacaggacacgactgtcgtaaatgtccttcagctggtttgggtgTCGGTGGTAATCCTGCTCctggtggaagttcatctaatgtgcccaacaatcaaggatacacgtag